In Garciella nitratireducens DSM 15102, a single window of DNA contains:
- a CDS encoding bifunctional folylpolyglutamate synthase/dihydrofolate synthase has protein sequence MNYEEALAFIHGAHKFGKKNNLENVYRFMDFLGNPQENIKFIHIAGTNGKGSTSILLHNILKEQGYQVGLYISPYLEEFTERIQINGKHIDKESLASITFQVKKAIENMVLQGYDHPTEFEIVTGIAFLYFYEKKVDFVVLEVGLGGRLDATNVIANSEVSIITSIGYDHMAELGNSLPEIAKEKAGIIKNKGRVVVYPQMEEVVQVIRERALKKRAEVFLVKRESILHKKKSIEGQIFSYEGELLSFPNIETKLLGEHQLYNIATVLKAIEVLMKRGYEITNQAILDGIKKTFWPGRFEILSKNPYIILDGAHNSQGAEIFYRTIREYFPNKQIILALGILRDKNVDEMLKIFLPLAKEVITLTPNNPRAMTSIELSEKIQSMNFNRPVQAINSIEQMVAYIKQIKKEEIIAFTGSLYMIGEVRKNLKGL, from the coding sequence TTGAATTATGAAGAAGCTTTAGCATTTATTCATGGAGCTCATAAATTTGGAAAAAAGAATAATTTAGAGAATGTATACCGTTTTATGGATTTTTTAGGAAATCCTCAAGAAAATATAAAATTTATTCATATTGCAGGTACGAATGGAAAAGGCTCTACTAGTATATTATTACATAACATATTAAAAGAACAAGGATATCAAGTAGGGTTATATATTTCTCCTTATTTAGAGGAATTTACTGAAAGAATTCAAATCAATGGAAAGCATATTGATAAGGAAAGTTTGGCTTCTATCACTTTTCAAGTAAAGAAAGCCATAGAAAATATGGTATTACAAGGATATGATCATCCTACAGAATTTGAGATAGTTACAGGAATAGCATTTTTATATTTTTATGAGAAAAAGGTAGATTTTGTAGTATTAGAAGTGGGTTTGGGTGGAAGATTAGATGCTACTAATGTAATAGCTAATTCTGAGGTTTCGATTATTACATCGATTGGATACGATCATATGGCTGAGTTAGGAAATTCTCTTCCTGAAATTGCCAAGGAGAAAGCGGGAATTATCAAAAATAAAGGCAGGGTAGTAGTTTATCCACAGATGGAAGAAGTAGTACAAGTAATAAGAGAGAGAGCATTGAAAAAGCGGGCAGAGGTCTTTTTGGTAAAAAGAGAATCTATCCTTCATAAGAAAAAATCCATAGAAGGGCAAATTTTTTCTTATGAAGGGGAACTGCTATCTTTTCCTAATATTGAAACCAAACTATTGGGAGAGCATCAATTATATAATATAGCGACTGTTTTAAAAGCAATAGAAGTACTTATGAAAAGAGGATATGAAATAACAAATCAAGCAATTTTAGATGGAATAAAAAAGACTTTTTGGCCAGGTAGATTTGAGATTTTATCAAAGAATCCTTATATTATCTTGGATGGGGCACATAATTCTCAAGGAGCTGAAATTTTTTATCGCACGATAAGAGAGTATTTTCCAAACAAACAAATTATTCTTGCTTTAGGAATTTTAAGAGATAAAAATGTGGACGAAATGCTAAAAATTTTCTTACCTCTTGCAAAAGAAGTGATTACTTTAACTCCTAATAATCCAAGAGCAATGACGTCAATAGAATTATCTGAAAAAATACAGTCTATGAATTTTAATAGACCAGTGCAAGCGATAAATTCTATAGAACAAATGGTTGCTTATATAAAACAAATCAAAAAAGAAGAAATCATTGCTTTTACTGGATCTTTATACATGATTGGAGAAGTAAGGAAAAATTTAAAAGGTCTCTAA
- a CDS encoding amino acid ABC transporter ATP-binding protein, whose product MITVKNLYKNFGKLQILKGINQEIEQGEVVVVIGPSGSGKSTFLRCINLLEQPTQGQILIDGEDITKPHTDINKVRQKVGMVFQHFNLFPHLTILENITLAPRKLKGMPEKDAKELANKLLEKVGLLDKKNTYPIQLSGGQKQRIAIARALAMEPEVMLFDEPTSALDPEMVKEVLNVMKDLALEGMTMVVVTHEMGFAREVGDRILFMDDGLVVEEGTPENIFNHPSHPRLQEFLSKIL is encoded by the coding sequence GTGATTACCGTTAAAAATCTCTATAAGAATTTTGGAAAATTACAAATATTAAAGGGAATTAACCAAGAAATTGAACAAGGGGAAGTAGTAGTAGTAATTGGACCTAGTGGTTCTGGAAAAAGTACTTTCCTTCGATGTATTAATCTTTTAGAACAACCTACTCAAGGGCAAATTTTAATAGATGGGGAAGATATAACCAAACCTCATACAGATATTAATAAAGTAAGGCAAAAAGTAGGAATGGTTTTTCAACATTTTAATCTGTTTCCTCATCTAACTATTTTGGAAAATATTACATTGGCTCCGAGAAAATTAAAAGGAATGCCAGAAAAAGATGCAAAGGAGTTAGCAAATAAATTATTAGAGAAGGTAGGACTTTTAGATAAAAAAAATACTTATCCAATACAGCTTTCCGGGGGACAAAAACAAAGGATTGCTATTGCAAGAGCTTTAGCTATGGAACCTGAAGTCATGCTTTTTGATGAACCTACTTCTGCTTTAGATCCTGAAATGGTAAAAGAAGTTTTAAATGTTATGAAGGATCTTGCCTTAGAGGGGATGACCATGGTGGTAGTGACTCATGAAATGGGATTTGCTAGAGAAGTAGGGGATCGAATTCTTTTTATGGATGATGGGTTGGTGGTAGAAGAAGGAACTCCTGAGAACATATTTAATCATCCTTCTCATCCTAGATTACAAGAGTTTTTAAGTAAAATTTTATAA
- a CDS encoding basic amino acid ABC transporter substrate-binding protein, whose product MKWKKGFFILFILMFMLIALMGCQSQSSVQEKEEQKSETNTKTITVATSADFPPFEYHEVIEGKDTITGFDIELIQEIGKKLGMKIKIEDMSFDGVIPAVESGKVDLGISGISYKEERAKKVDFSDPYYYSAQTILVKKDAKEIKTMNELKGKVVGSQLATTSDDIISSFDGIQIKKYKKVNDAILDLNNDRIDAVIVEDAIASEFIKDYKELKIVIPDGLNTEKVPMVIAFPKGEEKLVHDVNEVLQMLKDSGKLNQLIEKYGLVSIQK is encoded by the coding sequence ATGAAATGGAAAAAAGGATTTTTTATATTATTTATTCTTATGTTTATGCTGATAGCATTGATGGGATGCCAAAGTCAAAGTTCAGTTCAAGAGAAGGAGGAACAAAAAAGCGAAACAAATACCAAGACTATTACTGTGGCTACTAGTGCAGACTTTCCGCCTTTTGAATATCATGAAGTTATAGAGGGAAAAGATACAATTACAGGGTTTGATATAGAATTAATTCAAGAAATTGGGAAGAAATTAGGAATGAAAATAAAAATAGAGGATATGTCTTTTGATGGAGTTATTCCTGCAGTGGAAAGTGGAAAGGTAGATTTAGGGATTTCTGGGATTAGTTATAAAGAAGAAAGAGCAAAAAAGGTAGATTTTTCTGATCCTTATTATTATTCAGCACAAACTATTCTAGTAAAAAAAGATGCAAAAGAAATTAAAACGATGAATGAATTAAAAGGGAAGGTAGTTGGATCCCAATTAGCAACTACCAGCGATGATATTATCTCTTCTTTTGATGGAATACAAATAAAGAAATATAAAAAGGTAAATGATGCAATTTTGGATTTGAATAATGATAGAATTGATGCTGTTATTGTAGAAGATGCTATTGCATCAGAATTTATAAAAGATTACAAAGAGTTAAAAATAGTCATTCCAGATGGGTTGAATACAGAAAAAGTTCCTATGGTAATTGCATTTCCTAAAGGCGAAGAGAAATTAGTGCATGATGTAAATGAAGTATTACAAATGTTAAAAGATTCTGGAAAGTTAAATCAATTGATTGAAAAATATGGTTTAGTTTCTATACAAAAATAA
- a CDS encoding basic amino acid ABC transporter substrate-binding protein, translated as MKIKKSILSLLIFIFMIGVIGCSNGSEISKEENLKQKKGEGMQSSQEVLKVATSPDFPPFEYIEIVDGKDKIVGFDAELIQEIGKELGKEVQMENMTFDGIVAAVQTGKVDMAISGMNPSPDREKKVNFSDPYYYASQTLLVKKDIKDIKNMEALKGKTIGSQIGSTSDQVISQFKGINVKKYNLVNDAILDLNNDRIDAVILEDSIASEFAKQNQELKVIVPEELKLDAEPFGIVISKEREQLLKDVNQALQQVIDSGKYDALVEKYGLANTLN; from the coding sequence TTGAAAATAAAAAAAAGTATATTATCATTGTTGATTTTTATATTTATGATTGGAGTAATTGGTTGTAGTAATGGAAGCGAGATTTCAAAGGAAGAAAATTTAAAACAGAAAAAAGGAGAAGGGATGCAATCTTCACAAGAAGTACTTAAAGTTGCAACTAGTCCAGATTTTCCACCATTTGAATATATTGAAATTGTTGATGGAAAGGATAAAATTGTAGGATTTGATGCTGAACTTATTCAAGAGATTGGAAAGGAATTAGGAAAAGAAGTGCAAATGGAAAATATGACCTTTGATGGAATTGTTGCGGCAGTACAAACAGGAAAAGTAGATATGGCAATTTCAGGTATGAATCCTTCTCCTGATAGAGAAAAGAAAGTTAATTTTTCAGATCCTTATTACTATGCTTCTCAAACTTTGTTGGTTAAAAAAGATATAAAAGATATAAAAAATATGGAGGCATTAAAGGGAAAAACAATAGGGTCTCAAATAGGCTCTACTAGTGATCAAGTTATTTCACAATTTAAAGGAATTAATGTAAAAAAATACAATTTAGTAAATGATGCTATCTTAGATTTGAACAATGATAGAATTGATGCAGTTATATTAGAAGATTCTATTGCTTCAGAATTTGCAAAGCAAAATCAAGAATTAAAAGTGATTGTTCCAGAAGAATTAAAATTAGATGCAGAACCCTTTGGTATTGTAATATCTAAAGAAAGAGAGCAATTATTAAAAGATGTAAATCAAGCTTTACAACAAGTAATAGATTCTGGAAAATATGATGCATTAGTTGAAAAGTATGGTTTAGCAAATACTTTAAATTAA
- a CDS encoding hemerythrin domain-containing protein — protein sequence MKSIDILVEEHSNIQKMLEVIRRACFQIVEGGEINHQDFLNIVDFIRNYADKYHHKKEEDMLFVDMGNDLGEPIKNGPIQGMLVEHDMGRRFVRLLEEAVKEHQQGKEEAKLDIIANAIGYQTLLADHIEKENTVLYQMAIRNLKDQTKDNLDRKFQDYEQKKEHQESREKYITFVKRIQKKYL from the coding sequence TTGAAAAGTATTGATATATTAGTAGAAGAGCACAGTAATATACAAAAGATGTTAGAGGTAATTCGAAGAGCTTGTTTTCAAATTGTAGAGGGTGGTGAGATAAACCATCAAGATTTTTTAAATATAGTAGATTTTATTCGGAATTATGCCGATAAATATCATCATAAGAAGGAAGAGGACATGCTCTTTGTGGATATGGGAAATGACTTAGGGGAACCCATTAAAAATGGGCCTATCCAAGGAATGTTAGTAGAACATGATATGGGAAGAAGATTTGTAAGACTTTTAGAGGAAGCAGTAAAAGAACATCAGCAGGGAAAAGAAGAAGCGAAATTAGATATCATTGCCAATGCTATCGGGTATCAAACTTTACTTGCTGATCATATTGAAAAGGAAAATACTGTTCTCTATCAGATGGCGATTCGTAACCTAAAAGACCAAACTAAGGATAATTTAGATAGGAAATTTCAAGATTATGAACAGAAAAAGGAGCATCAAGAAAGCAGGGAAAAATATATTACCTTTGTAAAAAGAATACAGAAAAAATATCTATAA
- a CDS encoding beta-propeller fold lactonase family protein: MCNLHKYIFTANTEEDSISIVDINKRKEVEKIHLDSLICTNGREFPFKPIIGPYSLKIYPNKKILYSANCYDHSLIAIDIIDKKIKMRISIGKYPCEIEIDGQNHVAYVTNGDSNTLSIVDIENHRLISQLPLGELPQGLVLAKKTKKLYIANMYEDIISVINCINNTIEEEIPVESCPSYVLLSPNEEILFVSNSHMESENGGSIAMIDLESKKMIKRIGVGKIPRQMVLSSKGDFLYVINSTSDSVSIISLKEGKEIKRIKTGKLPRGIALDKEDQTLFTTNMGDNTLSIISLKKQRVIENIKIGKGANGIAIME, translated from the coding sequence TTGTGCAATTTGCATAAGTATATTTTTACAGCAAATACAGAGGAAGATTCTATATCCATTGTAGATATAAATAAGAGAAAAGAGGTAGAAAAAATTCATTTAGATTCTCTTATTTGTACTAATGGAAGGGAGTTTCCTTTTAAACCTATCATAGGCCCCTATAGTTTAAAAATTTATCCTAATAAAAAGATACTTTACAGTGCTAATTGTTATGATCATAGTTTGATTGCTATAGATATTATAGATAAGAAAATAAAGATGCGCATTTCTATAGGAAAATATCCTTGTGAAATTGAAATAGATGGACAAAATCATGTTGCTTATGTTACCAACGGAGATTCTAATACGTTATCTATTGTAGATATTGAAAATCATCGTCTCATATCTCAACTTCCTTTAGGAGAACTGCCACAGGGTCTTGTTTTAGCTAAAAAAACAAAAAAACTTTATATAGCAAATATGTATGAAGATATTATTTCTGTAATTAATTGTATAAATAATACCATAGAAGAAGAAATTCCTGTAGAAAGTTGTCCTTCTTATGTATTATTATCTCCTAATGAAGAGATTCTTTTTGTAAGCAATAGTCATATGGAATCAGAGAATGGAGGCTCTATTGCCATGATTGATTTAGAGAGCAAGAAAATGATAAAAAGAATAGGAGTAGGAAAGATTCCACGACAAATGGTTTTATCTTCTAAAGGAGATTTTTTATATGTAATCAATAGTACAAGTGATTCTGTATCTATTATTTCTTTAAAAGAAGGAAAAGAGATAAAAAGAATAAAAACGGGCAAACTTCCTAGAGGGATTGCATTGGATAAAGAAGATCAAACTTTATTTACTACTAATATGGGGGATAATACTCTTTCTATTATTTCTTTGAAAAAGCAGCGAGTTATTGAAAATATAAAAATAGGAAAAGGAGCAAATGGGATTGCTATTATGGAGTAG
- a CDS encoding amino acid ABC transporter permease, translated as MDFASMTKYIPLFLEGIKITVQISFVAVIIGAVLGLLLALLKLSSNKVLSFLATVYIQIIRGTPVLVQLYIVYYATYPLFGFNIPPYIAAVATFGLNSSAYVAEIIRSGIQAVDYGQMEAGRSLGMPHGMVMKYIIIPQAIKNILPALGNEFVVLLKETSVVSIIGTADLVRQADIIKAATYSTFEPYIIIAVIYIIMVQGLSSVMNRVERRLKRSDYR; from the coding sequence ATGGATTTTGCTTCAATGACAAAATATATACCTCTATTTTTAGAAGGGATAAAAATTACGGTACAAATTTCATTTGTAGCAGTTATCATTGGTGCGGTTTTAGGTTTGTTATTAGCACTTTTAAAATTGTCTAGTAATAAAGTCCTTTCGTTTTTAGCAACTGTTTATATTCAAATTATAAGAGGTACTCCCGTATTAGTACAATTATATATTGTTTATTATGCTACTTATCCTCTCTTTGGATTTAATATTCCTCCTTATATAGCAGCAGTAGCTACCTTTGGCCTTAATAGTAGTGCTTATGTAGCAGAGATTATTCGCTCAGGAATTCAAGCAGTGGATTATGGACAAATGGAAGCAGGCAGATCTTTAGGAATGCCACATGGAATGGTTATGAAATATATAATTATTCCCCAGGCAATAAAGAATATTTTACCAGCTTTAGGAAATGAATTTGTAGTACTATTAAAGGAGACTTCTGTTGTATCTATTATTGGAACAGCAGATTTGGTAAGACAAGCAGATATTATTAAAGCTGCTACTTATAGTACTTTTGAACCCTATATTATTATTGCAGTGATTTATATTATTATGGTTCAAGGATTATCTAGTGTAATGAATCGGGTAGAAAGGAGGTTAAAACGCAGTGATTACCGTTAA
- a CDS encoding DUF4364 family protein, which yields MLFDDNNLAENKLILLYVLEKTKLPLSSSQITQIILENIPMNYFVLQQYIDELFQNNLISKNTSKDKSYYSVTKKGKEILELFSNRLSQNLCQRMDHYIIKHKNSIFNESHYIGTYKKKGDEEFIVQLRILENESELIDLSISVATLQQAKNIIDNWKNNGEKIYRSIINSLITKYKNTTP from the coding sequence ATGCTATTTGATGATAACAATTTAGCTGAAAATAAATTAATTCTATTATATGTTTTAGAAAAAACAAAATTGCCCTTATCTAGTAGCCAAATCACGCAAATTATTTTAGAAAATATCCCTATGAATTATTTTGTTTTACAACAATATATTGATGAATTATTTCAGAATAATTTAATCAGTAAAAATACCTCTAAAGATAAATCCTATTATAGTGTTACAAAAAAGGGAAAAGAAATTTTAGAGTTGTTCTCTAACCGCCTTTCTCAAAATCTATGTCAAAGAATGGATCACTATATAATAAAGCATAAAAATTCTATTTTTAATGAAAGCCATTACATTGGTACTTACAAAAAAAAAGGAGATGAAGAATTTATTGTCCAACTTAGAATTTTAGAAAATGAAAGTGAACTAATAGATTTATCTATTAGTGTTGCTACCTTACAACAAGCAAAAAATATAATTGATAATTGGAAAAATAACGGAGAAAAAATCTATCGTTCTATTATTAATTCGTTAATTACAAAATATAAAAATACTACTCCATAA